One window of Halosolutus amylolyticus genomic DNA carries:
- a CDS encoding alpha/beta fold hydrolase has product MDRDRLRSQAKRLVVWLVALGIVVVAGAVFYLGTPYHGTDASIASVQENPDVTVTQRGGTYVLEPTSDDMATEDGSTAGSDPAVGLVFYPGGRVHPDAYLTSLAPLASEADVTVVVPKMPLNLAVLDRGAASRYVSESSIETWYVGGHSLGGAMACRYAAANPASVDGVVLFASYCDRDVSGTDLDVLSVTGSADTVLDRDAYDANRGNLPADATVRELPLNHSQFGSYRGQPGDEPSGLDYDTAHDRLADVIVPWFVRGTDAETSSNRTAIASWDGGYRRIGP; this is encoded by the coding sequence ATGGATCGTGATCGCCTCCGGAGCCAGGCCAAGCGACTGGTCGTCTGGCTCGTCGCCCTCGGGATCGTCGTCGTCGCGGGCGCGGTGTTCTACCTCGGAACGCCGTATCACGGAACGGACGCCAGTATCGCGAGCGTGCAGGAGAATCCGGACGTGACGGTCACGCAGCGGGGTGGGACCTACGTCCTCGAACCGACGTCGGACGATATGGCGACCGAAGACGGTTCGACGGCAGGGAGCGATCCGGCGGTCGGCCTCGTCTTCTATCCGGGCGGGCGCGTCCACCCGGACGCCTACCTCACCTCGCTCGCGCCGCTCGCCAGCGAAGCCGACGTGACCGTCGTCGTTCCGAAGATGCCGCTGAACCTCGCCGTCCTCGATCGTGGTGCAGCCTCGAGGTACGTCTCGGAATCGTCGATCGAGACCTGGTACGTCGGCGGCCACTCGCTGGGCGGCGCGATGGCCTGCCGGTACGCGGCGGCCAACCCAGCGAGCGTCGACGGCGTCGTCCTCTTCGCGTCGTACTGCGACAGGGACGTCTCGGGAACCGACCTCGACGTTTTGAGCGTGACCGGGAGCGCGGATACGGTCCTCGACCGCGACGCGTACGATGCGAACCGCGGGAATCTCCCCGCGGACGCGACGGTCCGGGAACTCCCGCTGAATCACTCCCAGTTCGGGAGCTACCGGGGCCAACCGGGCGACGAGCCGAGCGGTCTCGACTACGACACGGCCCACGATCGACTGGCCGACGTGATCGTCCCGTGGTTCGTCCGCGGGACGGACGCTGAGACGTCGTCCAATCGAACCGCGATCGCCTCGTGGGACGGGGGGTATCGACGGATCGGTCCCTGA
- a CDS encoding 2,5-diamino-6-(ribosylamino)-4(3H)-pyrimidinone 5'-phosphate reductase → MHVVVNAATSADGKLSSRRREQIAISGDEDFARVDRLRADSDAVVVGVGTVLADDPHLTVKDDTLRTERREADRSANPARVVVDSTARTPPDAAILDDAASTYVCVTEAAPVDRRADLADHATLVTAGDDRVDLLRAFAALEEQGLDRIMVEGGGELIFSLFAAGLVDELRTFVGPTVIGGRDAPTLADGEGFVEEFPTLELESVDRLDDGALLTWRVEA, encoded by the coding sequence ATGCACGTCGTCGTCAACGCCGCCACGAGCGCGGACGGCAAACTCTCCTCGCGTCGCCGGGAACAGATCGCCATCAGCGGCGACGAGGACTTCGCTCGCGTCGATCGACTCCGGGCCGACAGCGACGCCGTCGTCGTCGGCGTCGGCACCGTTCTCGCCGACGACCCACACCTGACCGTGAAAGACGACACGCTGCGGACGGAGCGCCGCGAGGCGGACCGATCGGCCAACCCGGCCCGCGTCGTCGTCGACTCGACCGCGCGAACGCCGCCAGACGCCGCGATCCTGGACGACGCGGCATCCACCTACGTCTGCGTGACAGAGGCCGCCCCGGTCGACCGACGCGCGGACCTCGCCGATCACGCGACGCTGGTCACTGCGGGGGACGATCGGGTCGACCTCCTGCGGGCGTTCGCCGCGCTGGAGGAGCAGGGGCTCGATCGGATCATGGTCGAGGGCGGCGGCGAACTCATCTTCTCGCTGTTCGCGGCCGGTCTGGTCGACGAACTCCGGACGTTCGTCGGGCCGACGGTGATCGGCGGTCGCGACGCGCCGACCCTGGCCGACGGCGAGGGGTTCGTCGAGGAGTTCCCCACGCTCGAACTCGAGTCGGTCGATCGACTCGACGACGGTGCGTTGCTGACGTGGCGGGTAGAAGCGTAG